From a region of the Acomys russatus chromosome 4, mAcoRus1.1, whole genome shotgun sequence genome:
- the LOC127187658 gene encoding seminal vesicle secretory protein 2-like, whose protein sequence is MKSSVFILFLILILERQAAVDGLYGGTKGYFSSSSSGFMLGQKGHLNYGLKGRSDDAAEDSVFMQTKQQVYDQDGDMTQTRFSQEHAGVKGAAFCRKGQASQLKSQESQLKSFGQLKSHQSQLKSQNAQLKSYSQQNAQVKSFGQLKSHQSQLKSHGELKSQNAQLKSYGHLKSQDAQLNSYSQQNSQLKSFGQLKSHQSQMKSLGELKSQNAQLKSYSQRKSYGEDAQMKSYSQLKSQPAQQKLYGQQKSLESQVKSYSQMKSHGGQQKFLGQQKSLKSFSQQTQQKGFAMDEDASQVRKQHDDNEQSAQQKSTQYAKTEEDFSQFGQQRQFGQERAQSYKGYLEQYKKKNQGSYFTKGGSSLFQTQFKG, encoded by the exons ATGAAGTCCTCTGTCTTCATCCTTTTTCTGATCCTCATTCTGGAAAGACAGGCAGCTGTGGATGGACTCTATG GTGGGACAAAAGGCTATTTCTCAAGTAGCTCATCAGGATTTATGCTCGGTCAGAAAGGTCATCTCAACTACGGGCTCAAAGGAAGAAGTGACGATGCAGCCGAGGACAGTGTTTTcatgcaaacaaaacagcaagtaTATGACCAGGATGGTGACATGACACAGACACGTTTTTCACAAGAGCATGCAGGTGTAAAAGGGGCCGCATTTTGTCGTAAAGGACAAGCATCTCAGCTGAAATCCCAAGAATCCCAATTAAAATCCTTTGGACAGCTGAAATCCCATCAGTCTCAACTGAAGTCCCAAAATGCACAACTGAAATCCTATAGTCAACAAAATGCCCAAGTAAAATCCTTTGGACAGCTGAAATCCCATCAGTCTCAACTGAAATCTCATGGAGAACTAAAGTCCCAAAATGCGCAACTGAAATCCTATGGACATCTAAAATCCCAAGATGCCCAACTAAATTCCTATAGTCAACAAAATTCCCAATTAAAATCCTTTGGACAGCTGAAATCCCATCAGTCTCAAATGAAATCTCTTGGAGAACTAAAGTCCCAAAATGCGCAACTGAAATCCTATAGTCAACGAAAATCCTATGGTGAAGATGCCCAAATGAAGTCCTATAGCCAACTAAAATCCCAACCTGCCCAACAAAAACTCTATGGTCAACAAAAATCCCTTGAATCACAAGTTAAATCTTATAGCCAAATGAAATCCCATGGTGGCCAACAAAAATTCCTAGGCCAACAAAAGTCTCTAAAAAGTTTTTCTCAACAAACTCAACAGAAAGGATTTGCCATGGATGAAGACGCGTCACAAGTGCGCAAACAACATGATGACAATGAGCAGTCTGCACAGCAAAAGTCTACCCAGTACGCAAAAACAGAGGAAGACTTCTCTCAGTTTGGACAGCAACGGCAATTTGGACAAGAACGCGCGCAGTCCTACAAAGGATATCTTGaacaatacaaaaagaaaaaccaaggcaGCTATTTTACAAAGGGAGGGTCAAGCCTATTTCAAACTCAATTTAAGGGATAA